The following proteins come from a genomic window of Proteinivorax hydrogeniformans:
- the mltG gene encoding endolytic transglycosylase MltG, translating to MDKLKTIKDNLSPEKVRIFFSDWTKKKTFFALGISLAVLLIVGVSMIFSLTSPPGDGSQVVQLEIPIGTSTQEIAAKLEENGVIKNQNLFIVYLRLNNLGANFQAGEYDLTDGLTYEEISEALTEGRVAKESVRFTIPEGYTILEISENLESQGLVDGDKFIELIQQGEFEYDFVEGLEDNYHDFRLEGYLYPNTYEVYPDATEFEIIDLMLGEFDSIISDKRNRIDELGLSLHEAVTLASLIEREAKHEDEMSKIASVIFNRLDSGMLLQIDASVLYATGHKDVVTYADLEVDSPYNTYKYKGIPPTPIASPGRAALDAILYPDETEYLFYVADRKTGYHHFAKTYQEHRQNADRYWHID from the coding sequence ATGGACAAGCTAAAGACAATAAAAGACAATTTGTCCCCTGAAAAGGTAAGAATTTTTTTTAGTGATTGGACGAAAAAGAAGACGTTTTTCGCCTTAGGCATATCCTTAGCTGTTCTTTTAATAGTGGGGGTTTCTATGATATTTAGTTTGACTTCCCCTCCGGGAGATGGTAGTCAAGTTGTTCAGCTAGAAATACCTATAGGCACTTCTACACAGGAAATCGCAGCAAAACTTGAGGAAAATGGTGTCATCAAAAACCAAAATCTTTTCATAGTTTACCTAAGGCTTAATAACTTAGGCGCAAACTTTCAAGCAGGTGAATACGACCTTACCGACGGTCTTACGTATGAAGAGATTTCCGAAGCTCTAACAGAAGGCAGAGTGGCAAAGGAATCAGTTAGATTTACTATACCTGAGGGATATACTATATTAGAAATTTCGGAAAACTTGGAAAGTCAAGGGTTAGTTGACGGCGATAAGTTTATCGAGCTTATCCAACAAGGAGAGTTTGAATACGATTTTGTCGAAGGGTTAGAGGATAACTATCATGATTTTAGGTTAGAAGGTTATTTATACCCCAACACTTATGAGGTTTATCCAGATGCTACAGAGTTTGAAATTATTGATCTAATGCTCGGTGAATTCGACAGCATAATTTCTGATAAAAGGAATAGAATTGATGAGCTTGGGCTAAGCTTGCATGAGGCGGTAACTTTAGCTTCTTTGATTGAGAGAGAAGCTAAACATGAAGACGAAATGTCTAAGATCGCCAGTGTGATATTTAACAGACTAGATAGCGGGATGTTACTTCAAATAGACGCTTCTGTATTATACGCTACTGGTCATAAAGATGTAGTTACCTATGCAGACTTAGAAGTAGACTCGCCATATAACACATACAAGTATAAAGGAATCCCACCCACACCTATCGCTAGCCCAGGGAGAGCTGCGTTAGATGCTATACTATACCCTGATGAAACAGAATACCTTTTTTATGTAGCAGATCGGAAAACAGGATATCATCATTTTGCAAAAACATATCAAGAACACCGACAAAATGCAGACAGGTACTGGCATATAGATTAG
- a CDS encoding DUF1292 domain-containing protein, with protein sequence MTDNNNEDIKIVLVDDEGNEHLFVEYDRISYEGEEYAFLIPEDTNEPETAHVFKIEEKDGELVYNVVEDTNLLDKVEEAWHNELTEED encoded by the coding sequence ATGACAGATAACAATAACGAAGATATTAAAATAGTGTTGGTAGATGACGAAGGTAATGAGCATCTTTTCGTTGAATACGATCGAATTTCATATGAGGGTGAGGAGTATGCCTTTTTAATTCCAGAAGATACTAACGAACCTGAAACTGCCCATGTTTTTAAAATTGAAGAAAAAGATGGTGAACTGGTTTATAACGTTGTCGAAGATACTAATCTTCTTGACAAAGTTGAAGAAGCTTGGCACAATGAATTAACGGAAGAGGACTAG
- the ruvX gene encoding Holliday junction resolvase RuvX gives MRVMGLDLGEKTIGVAVSDELKITAQGLTVISRAGKKNDFAKLKEIIDEYKITKVVIGLPKNMDNSIGERGELSIKFKERMEKKFPHLEYYLEDERLTTAQAERQLIEADVSRKGRKKVIDKQAAILILQNFLAKI, from the coding sequence TTGAGAGTAATGGGATTGGATTTAGGAGAAAAAACTATAGGTGTAGCTGTTTCCGATGAGTTAAAAATTACAGCTCAGGGACTTACGGTTATATCAAGAGCAGGGAAAAAAAATGACTTTGCTAAGCTAAAGGAAATAATTGACGAATATAAAATTACCAAAGTAGTTATTGGGTTGCCTAAAAACATGGACAACAGCATTGGAGAGCGGGGGGAGCTATCCATTAAATTTAAAGAAAGAATGGAAAAAAAATTCCCGCACTTAGAGTACTATTTAGAAGACGAACGCTTAACTACTGCTCAAGCTGAGCGACAGTTAATAGAAGCAGACGTCAGTAGAAAAGGTAGAAAGAAAGTTATTGATAAACAGGCTGCAATATTGATTTTGCAGAATTTCTTAGCTAAAATATAA
- a CDS encoding aldo/keto reductase — MGNSDLAVSPICFGTLTMGPLQRNLTPLEGAKLLSYGYSRGINFIDTAEIYDNYAHIKKSIELARFRPIISTKSYCYDKKSAQLSVQKALDKMGIDYLDIFLLHEQTSFYSIKGHYEAVETLLNLKEKGLIKKVGVSTHYIQCVQDVNSYPELDILHPIFNIHGLGIVDGKAQEMEKAIDSAYQMGKGIYAMKALGGGHLINKSKEALQYVFNKKQIASVAIGMQSTDEIDFNIQLANGIYDSKLARKLLNRNRQLLIHDWCQCCGKCVNTCPQKALVIEEEKLKVLDHKCVFCGYCSRSCPDFCIKVI, encoded by the coding sequence TTGGGAAACAGCGATTTAGCTGTTTCCCCCATATGCTTTGGCACCCTCACTATGGGACCTCTTCAGAGAAACTTAACTCCCCTAGAGGGTGCTAAACTTTTATCTTACGGTTATTCACGGGGAATAAACTTTATCGATACAGCAGAAATATACGATAATTATGCTCATATCAAAAAAAGTATAGAATTAGCTAGATTTCGTCCAATAATAAGTACTAAGTCATATTGTTATGATAAAAAATCGGCACAACTTAGCGTACAAAAGGCTCTTGATAAAATGGGGATTGATTACCTAGATATTTTTTTGCTACATGAACAAACTTCATTTTATTCCATCAAAGGCCATTACGAGGCTGTTGAAACTTTGTTAAACTTAAAAGAAAAAGGATTAATAAAAAAAGTCGGGGTTTCAACACACTATATTCAATGTGTCCAAGATGTTAATTCATATCCAGAGCTTGACATCCTACACCCAATTTTTAACATCCATGGTTTGGGTATTGTAGATGGGAAAGCACAGGAAATGGAAAAAGCAATTGATTCTGCTTACCAGATGGGGAAAGGTATTTATGCTATGAAGGCCCTTGGAGGCGGTCACCTAATTAACAAAAGCAAAGAAGCTTTGCAATATGTTTTTAATAAAAAGCAAATAGCATCTGTTGCTATAGGAATGCAATCAACCGATGAGATAGATTTTAACATTCAGCTGGCAAACGGAATCTATGACTCAAAGCTTGCCAGAAAACTTTTGAATAGAAATAGACAGCTCCTTATACATGATTGGTGTCAGTGTTGCGGAAAATGTGTGAATACATGCCCTCAAAAGGCACTGGTTATAGAGGAAGAAAAACTTAAGGTCTTAGACCATAAGTGTGTGTTTTGTGGTTATTGTAGCAGAAGCTGTCCAGATTTTTGTATAAAGGTTATCTAA
- a CDS encoding IreB family regulatory phosphoprotein encodes MMANSQHTMKFQAQKDTKDVKKTLAEVFESLEEKGYSPINQIVGYLLSGDPAYITSHNNARVKIRKLERDEILEELVKNYIDAIK; translated from the coding sequence ATTATGGCTAATTCCCAACATACTATGAAGTTTCAAGCACAAAAGGATACAAAAGATGTCAAGAAAACTTTGGCCGAAGTGTTTGAGAGCTTAGAAGAAAAAGGTTATAGTCCTATTAATCAAATTGTTGGTTACCTGCTTTCTGGAGATCCTGCATATATTACTAGTCACAATAATGCAAGAGTAAAGATAAGAAAGCTTGAACGAGACGAAATACTAGAAGAATTGGTAAAAAACTACATCGATGCTATCAAATAA
- the alaS gene encoding alanine--tRNA ligase produces the protein MKTNEIRSKFLNFYENKGHDILKSAPLIPEKDPTLLLIGAGMAPFKDYFTGNKTRNNPKVATAQKCIRTGDIENVGVTARHHTFFEMLGNFSFGDYFKEKAITWSWEFLTGWLKLDKTNLYISVYYEDEEAYNIWKDKIGISPSKIIKLGKKDNFWEIGVGPCGPSSEIYYDQGEELGCKSADCKPGCECDRYLEIWNLVFTQFNKDEEGNYTPLATKNIDTGMGLERIAAVMQGVKTNYEIDAIMPIINKTESLSKQRYGQDAKVDVSLKVIADHIRAVSFMIADGVMPSNEGRGYVLRRLIRKAVRHGILLGIKGNFLADLMEVVEDIMGYHYVELTEKKDYIKKVISIEEERFAQTLEQGLDLLNGEIKKQKGSTFDGETAFKLYDTYGFPLDMTKEILKEHNLTVDESQFYKSLEEQRNRARKARQDEGSFGVENLSFLKEVPPTQFTGYASLDITSKLDVIFSEKESLKLANAGEQIKVILPQTPFYPEGGGQVGDKGEITTDTGVMTVTDTVKQGSHIIMLGKVNYGSISVGQKATAQVTSSVRVDTELNHTATHILHKALKQIIGNQVKQGGSYVDAQRLRFDFTHFEALTAQQIQEIEDKVNEIIDAGKDVMSEYKPLEQAKAEGAEALFGEKYEEDVRVVSIGDYSKELCGGTHVKNTLQLKLFKIVSESSVGSGLRRIEAITGKSAVNYYKEKEMVINEIAHELKCKPDNVDQKVKELNKTIKQLKDDLKTAQSKLAGSVIDDILAAGDKVGETEVYTAKLDVTNPGQLRDITDKVVANKGNAVVVVAAVIGGKVNFAAKATKQAVDSGVHCGKIIKHVASICSGGGGGKPDMAQAGGKDPSKVEQALREVLTVMEE, from the coding sequence ATGAAAACAAATGAAATTAGAAGTAAGTTTTTAAACTTTTACGAAAACAAAGGTCATGATATTTTAAAAAGCGCGCCGCTTATCCCAGAGAAGGACCCTACTTTATTGTTAATCGGAGCTGGAATGGCGCCATTTAAAGATTACTTTACCGGTAATAAGACAAGAAATAATCCCAAAGTTGCTACCGCTCAAAAATGCATAAGAACAGGCGATATAGAAAACGTAGGCGTAACTGCCCGCCATCACACTTTTTTTGAAATGCTAGGCAATTTTTCCTTTGGTGATTACTTTAAGGAGAAAGCGATAACCTGGTCCTGGGAGTTTTTAACAGGGTGGCTAAAGCTAGATAAAACCAACCTATATATATCTGTCTATTACGAAGATGAGGAAGCATATAATATATGGAAAGACAAAATTGGTATTAGTCCTTCGAAAATTATTAAGTTAGGTAAAAAGGATAATTTTTGGGAAATTGGAGTTGGCCCTTGTGGTCCTTCGTCAGAAATCTATTACGATCAAGGAGAGGAGCTAGGGTGCAAAAGTGCAGACTGTAAGCCTGGCTGTGAATGTGACCGCTACCTTGAAATATGGAACTTGGTGTTTACTCAGTTTAACAAAGATGAAGAGGGAAATTATACACCTCTAGCTACAAAAAACATCGATACCGGAATGGGTCTTGAAAGAATAGCTGCTGTTATGCAAGGTGTAAAAACAAATTATGAAATAGATGCAATTATGCCGATAATTAACAAAACAGAATCCTTAAGCAAGCAAAGATATGGACAGGATGCAAAGGTAGATGTTTCCTTAAAGGTCATAGCAGATCATATAAGAGCAGTATCTTTTATGATTGCCGATGGTGTTATGCCTTCAAACGAAGGCAGGGGATATGTGCTAAGAAGGTTAATTAGAAAGGCGGTAAGACACGGAATACTCTTAGGTATAAAGGGCAATTTCTTAGCAGACTTAATGGAAGTTGTAGAAGATATAATGGGGTATCATTATGTGGAGCTCACAGAGAAAAAAGATTATATTAAAAAAGTCATATCTATAGAGGAAGAGCGCTTTGCACAAACCTTAGAACAGGGACTTGATTTGTTAAATGGTGAAATAAAGAAGCAAAAAGGTTCTACCTTTGATGGAGAAACTGCCTTTAAGCTTTATGACACATATGGCTTTCCCTTGGATATGACAAAAGAAATACTTAAAGAGCATAACCTAACTGTTGATGAATCTCAGTTCTACAAGTCTTTAGAAGAACAGAGAAACCGAGCGCGAAAAGCTAGGCAAGATGAAGGAAGTTTTGGTGTAGAAAATCTTAGCTTTTTAAAAGAAGTACCGCCCACACAGTTTACTGGGTACGCCAGCTTAGATATAACTTCTAAGCTAGACGTAATATTTAGTGAAAAAGAGAGTTTAAAGCTAGCAAATGCAGGTGAACAAATAAAAGTTATTTTGCCGCAGACTCCATTTTATCCTGAAGGTGGTGGGCAGGTAGGTGACAAAGGGGAAATAACAACGGATACAGGAGTTATGACAGTAACAGATACAGTTAAACAAGGCAGTCACATCATAATGCTAGGTAAAGTGAACTACGGTAGCATAAGCGTAGGCCAAAAAGCAACAGCTCAAGTGACCTCATCTGTCAGAGTTGACACCGAATTAAACCATACAGCAACTCATATCCTTCATAAAGCTCTGAAACAAATTATAGGTAATCAGGTAAAACAAGGTGGTTCTTATGTAGATGCTCAAAGACTCCGTTTTGACTTTACCCACTTTGAAGCATTGACGGCACAGCAGATTCAAGAAATTGAAGATAAAGTGAATGAAATTATAGATGCAGGAAAAGATGTCATGTCAGAGTACAAACCGTTAGAGCAAGCTAAAGCAGAAGGGGCGGAAGCTCTATTTGGAGAAAAGTATGAAGAAGATGTTAGAGTTGTGTCTATTGGGGATTATAGTAAAGAGCTATGTGGCGGAACTCATGTAAAAAACACTTTACAGTTAAAGCTTTTTAAAATAGTATCCGAAAGCTCTGTAGGCTCAGGATTAAGAAGGATCGAAGCTATTACAGGCAAAAGTGCTGTTAATTATTACAAAGAAAAAGAAATGGTAATCAACGAAATAGCACATGAACTAAAATGTAAGCCTGACAATGTAGATCAAAAGGTAAAAGAACTTAACAAAACAATTAAACAGTTAAAGGATGACTTAAAGACAGCACAAAGCAAATTAGCAGGATCGGTTATAGACGATATTTTAGCAGCAGGAGATAAGGTGGGAGAAACAGAGGTTTATACCGCTAAACTTGATGTTACCAACCCAGGTCAATTAAGGGATATAACTGATAAAGTAGTAGCTAACAAGGGAAATGCTGTGGTAGTTGTGGCTGCTGTAATAGGTGGTAAAGTTAATTTTGCAGCTAAAGCAACAAAACAAGCTGTTGATTCTGGAGTCCACTGTGGTAAAATAATAAAACACGTAGCCTCCATCTGTTCAGGCGGCGGAGGTGGAAAACCAGATATGGCTCAAGCTGGTGGTAAGGACCCAAGTAAGGTAGAACAGGCGTTAAGAGAAGTTTTAACAGTAATGGAAGAATAG
- a CDS encoding AI-2E family transporter, translated as MNIKSYFENKNVKLAMKITLAVLLVFFIFSLVTASVISFIALFGRTVVSLLTPLIVALIIAYILNPVVVFFQERKVPRGVSVLAIYIIIFTLLYILVARMVPIVSHEIDRLTHHLPNYTEDINEFIVDFNQQTERIELPKGLEDSIEESLEALQDALINGFARLPEFGLSLAMGLFQVFMVLVLTFYCLRDYYIFQKAFFKLLPANKRASFAKITHEIDESLGNYIRGIIIVCVMIGTTTYFGLLFLGVDYALTLGIFAGITNVIPYFGPWIGAIPATIIAFFQDPILAVKVVIVITIIQQIESQLVAPQVLGKKLKLHPVAVILSLIAGGTFFGIKGMILGVPVVAVFRIILRNIVAYIVSKQKK; from the coding sequence TTGAACATAAAATCTTATTTTGAAAATAAAAACGTTAAGCTAGCTATGAAAATCACCCTGGCAGTTCTTTTAGTATTTTTCATATTTTCTTTAGTCACTGCATCTGTAATCTCATTTATAGCGCTATTTGGCAGAACAGTGGTTTCGCTATTAACACCTCTTATTGTTGCCTTAATAATCGCTTATATCTTAAATCCCGTAGTAGTGTTTTTTCAAGAGCGGAAGGTACCAAGGGGAGTATCTGTATTAGCTATTTACATAATTATATTTACTCTTCTTTATATTTTAGTTGCTAGAATGGTTCCGATAGTGAGCCATGAGATAGACCGATTGACTCATCATTTGCCCAATTATACTGAAGATATCAATGAGTTTATTGTAGATTTTAATCAACAAACAGAGCGTATAGAATTACCAAAAGGACTAGAAGATAGTATTGAAGAAAGCTTAGAGGCACTTCAAGATGCACTTATAAATGGTTTTGCTAGACTTCCAGAGTTTGGTTTAAGTTTGGCTATGGGGTTATTCCAAGTTTTTATGGTTTTGGTGTTAACGTTCTATTGTTTACGTGATTATTATATTTTTCAAAAAGCATTTTTCAAACTCTTACCTGCAAATAAAAGAGCCAGCTTTGCAAAGATAACTCATGAAATTGACGAATCCTTAGGAAATTATATAAGAGGAATAATAATCGTTTGTGTTATGATAGGTACAACCACATATTTTGGTCTGTTGTTTTTGGGAGTGGATTATGCACTGACTTTAGGGATTTTTGCAGGTATTACTAATGTAATACCATATTTTGGCCCTTGGATTGGGGCAATCCCAGCAACTATAATTGCATTTTTCCAAGATCCAATACTAGCTGTAAAAGTGGTAATAGTGATAACAATTATTCAGCAAATCGAAAGTCAGCTTGTAGCGCCACAAGTCTTAGGTAAGAAACTAAAGTTACACCCAGTTGCAGTAATTTTATCTTTGATAGCTGGTGGAACCTTCTTTGGTATTAAAGGTATGATTTTAGGTGTTCCTGTAGTTGCAGTGTTTAGAATTATCCTGAGAAATATAGTTGCTTATATAGTTAGCAAACAAAAAAAATAA
- a CDS encoding YtxH domain-containing protein — protein sequence MRRGYIQGLVVGGLIGLAVGKLLKKTSFNKIKEGFYSHVDDAFQYLDEDSSSFDHANYSKFQDNVEETLEDTVDDALETTEEIKEEVRERARKIHPKRLLRRKRI from the coding sequence ATGAGACGCGGGTATATTCAAGGTTTAGTTGTAGGTGGGCTTATAGGTCTAGCAGTAGGTAAATTGCTAAAAAAAACTAGCTTTAACAAGATTAAAGAAGGGTTTTATTCTCATGTAGATGATGCTTTTCAGTACCTTGATGAAGACAGCAGCTCCTTTGACCATGCTAACTATAGTAAGTTTCAGGATAATGTTGAAGAGACACTAGAAGATACAGTTGACGACGCTTTAGAGACGACAGAAGAGATAAAGGAAGAGGTTAGAGAAAGGGCGAGAAAAATTCATCCTAAGCGTCTGTTAAGAAGAAAAAGGATATAG
- a CDS encoding PRC-barrel domain-containing protein, with protein sequence MKRLNYLVGMPLLAIDKGEKVGEFCEGYISTLEHKLAGLILRKASIISQPYGVLPSQVNVGESAIVLKEKEKPKILDLHEHCLPYARIKEKPIYSKNGENLGNIQDVLFLKETGQILGFEVSDGVVNDILNGRGIIPVPSSTIYGKDTIVVPNEVIDMAKEQLTLQDLKKYINNFDKNETLDNNSWDTVEQY encoded by the coding sequence ATGAAAAGGCTTAATTACTTGGTTGGCATGCCACTTTTAGCAATTGATAAAGGAGAGAAAGTGGGGGAATTTTGCGAAGGGTATATAAGTACTTTAGAGCACAAATTAGCAGGCTTAATACTGAGAAAGGCCTCCATAATATCGCAACCTTATGGTGTTCTTCCTAGTCAAGTTAATGTAGGGGAGAGTGCCATAGTGTTAAAAGAAAAAGAAAAACCCAAAATATTAGATTTACATGAGCATTGTCTCCCATATGCTAGAATAAAGGAAAAACCCATTTATAGTAAAAATGGTGAAAATCTTGGCAATATACAGGACGTTTTATTTCTTAAGGAAACTGGGCAAATCCTAGGGTTTGAGGTCTCTGATGGGGTTGTAAATGATATTTTAAACGGAAGGGGTATAATTCCCGTTCCCTCGTCAACAATATATGGAAAAGATACAATTGTTGTTCCAAACGAAGTTATTGATATGGCAAAGGAACAGCTTACGTTACAAGATCTAAAAAAATATATTAACAACTTTGACAAAAATGAAACATTGGATAATAATAGCTGGGATACAGTGGAACAATACTAA
- a CDS encoding DegV family protein, whose amino-acid sequence MQKIKLFTDSTSDLSKQLLNEHRIDVVPLSVVFADKAFKDGQEINTEKMYNIIDENGKLPKTSAPSPQDFIDAFKPYIDDGYEIIYIGLSSDLSVTCQNASLASQSLDGKVHVVDSKNLSTGIGLLVLKAADFINEGFSSEEVAQKVRNLVEKVETEFVINTLEYLHKGGRCSGVQNFVGNMLKIRPVVKVVDGGMILAQKTRGKRKKALKTLLKNALKNKKEITEDRIFVTHSMDSEGAEYLKAELEKEVKGQVIITDAGCVISSHCGPKTVGILYIKK is encoded by the coding sequence ATGCAAAAGATAAAGTTATTTACAGATAGCACCAGTGATTTATCAAAACAGCTATTAAATGAGCATAGAATAGATGTAGTGCCTCTAAGTGTAGTCTTTGCGGATAAAGCTTTTAAAGATGGCCAAGAGATAAATACAGAGAAGATGTATAATATAATTGATGAAAATGGAAAATTACCTAAAACTTCAGCTCCCTCCCCACAAGATTTTATTGATGCGTTTAAACCCTACATAGACGATGGGTATGAAATTATTTATATAGGATTATCCTCCGATCTTTCCGTAACTTGTCAAAATGCATCTTTAGCTTCTCAGTCTTTAGATGGGAAAGTACACGTTGTTGATTCTAAAAACCTTTCTACAGGGATAGGATTGCTTGTGCTAAAAGCAGCGGACTTTATAAATGAAGGGTTTAGCTCGGAGGAGGTTGCACAAAAGGTCAGGAATCTAGTAGAAAAAGTCGAAACTGAGTTTGTAATAAACACTCTAGAATACCTCCATAAAGGTGGTAGATGTAGTGGAGTGCAGAACTTTGTGGGAAATATGTTAAAGATACGACCTGTTGTTAAAGTTGTTGATGGGGGAATGATTTTAGCTCAAAAAACACGGGGCAAAAGAAAAAAAGCTCTTAAAACTCTTTTGAAGAATGCCTTAAAAAATAAAAAAGAGATTACTGAAGATAGAATTTTTGTAACTCATTCTATGGATAGCGAAGGGGCAGAGTACTTAAAAGCTGAGCTTGAAAAGGAAGTTAAAGGTCAAGTTATCATTACCGATGCAGGATGCGTTATATCTAGCCACTGCGGACCTAAGACAGTTGGAATTTTATATATTAAAAAATAA
- the asnB gene encoding asparagine synthase (glutamine-hydrolyzing): MCGINGLYFYNLRGKEAESLLRNMANTMIHRGPDDEGFFLNQRVGLSFRRLSIIDTTGASQPLTNERGNIKLVCNGEIYNYKELRKELSNKGHKFFTQGDAEVIIHLYEEHGKDLVNHLRGMFSFVLYDIEKDKIIACRDHFGIKPLYYTLNQDRFACSSELKSLLLTMPQKELDKESLSYYLTYQYVPLEKTMIKDVFKLLPGHRLIIDKNGITKEKYWSAEFSPKDKPVEQYKDEISHVIAQSVKVHMQSDVPIGAFLSSGVDSTAIAALMRQIKKINTFSVGFEGSQNECVYSSKTSKVLDTEHHKWIISEQEYFQSINDYIWFIDDPVADPSAIALYLVSKLASKHVKVVLSGEGADEFFAGYGIYKEPLALKRFDFVPKGIKKGLNRAIKPLFKFHGKNYLLRGTTELSNRFVGNAKIFVDDVKDVLIDPPSTYASPFELTKPFYETSSHLDPVKQMQTIDINFWLPGNILTKADKMSMANSIELRVPFLDIEVFKVASQIPTSHSINPNTTKAILRDALKNVVPEHIINRPKLGFPVPLAHWLRGKRGEHCISVIKSSGLEKVINLNYVQKLYNDHLSGKANNARKIWTLYILAMWHKKFLL, encoded by the coding sequence ATGTGTGGGATAAACGGCCTGTATTTTTATAATCTTAGAGGAAAAGAAGCTGAAAGCTTGTTAAGAAATATGGCAAACACCATGATTCATCGTGGCCCAGATGATGAGGGATTCTTCTTAAATCAACGAGTGGGACTATCTTTTAGGCGTCTTTCTATAATTGATACTACAGGAGCTAGTCAGCCATTAACAAATGAGAGAGGTAATATAAAGCTAGTTTGTAACGGAGAAATATATAACTATAAAGAGCTGCGAAAAGAATTGTCGAATAAGGGTCATAAATTCTTTACGCAGGGAGATGCTGAGGTTATCATCCACTTATACGAAGAGCATGGAAAGGACTTAGTTAATCACCTTAGGGGGATGTTTTCATTTGTTCTTTATGACATCGAGAAAGATAAAATTATTGCATGTCGAGACCATTTTGGGATAAAACCCTTATATTATACATTAAACCAAGATAGGTTTGCGTGTTCTTCTGAACTAAAAAGTTTACTACTAACCATGCCTCAGAAAGAGTTAGATAAAGAAAGTCTTAGTTACTATCTCACATATCAATATGTCCCATTAGAGAAAACTATGATCAAGGACGTTTTCAAATTATTACCAGGTCATCGACTGATAATAGATAAAAATGGTATTACAAAGGAAAAGTATTGGTCTGCAGAGTTTTCTCCTAAAGATAAGCCAGTAGAGCAGTATAAAGACGAAATTTCCCATGTTATAGCACAGTCAGTAAAGGTTCATATGCAAAGTGACGTGCCTATAGGCGCTTTTCTATCTAGTGGCGTTGATTCAACTGCCATAGCTGCGCTAATGAGGCAGATTAAGAAAATCAATACTTTCTCTGTCGGTTTTGAAGGTTCCCAAAACGAGTGTGTTTACTCGTCTAAAACTAGCAAAGTTTTAGACACTGAGCATCATAAATGGATTATCAGCGAACAAGAATACTTTCAATCTATAAATGACTATATATGGTTTATAGATGATCCTGTAGCTGATCCTTCCGCCATTGCATTGTATTTAGTTTCAAAGTTAGCTTCTAAGCATGTAAAGGTTGTTCTATCCGGAGAAGGTGCAGACGAGTTTTTTGCTGGATACGGCATCTATAAAGAGCCACTAGCTCTGAAAAGATTCGACTTCGTTCCTAAGGGAATCAAAAAAGGTCTTAATAGAGCGATAAAACCTCTTTTCAAATTTCATGGTAAAAACTACCTATTAAGAGGAACTACAGAACTGTCAAACCGGTTTGTAGGCAACGCAAAAATCTTCGTTGATGACGTTAAAGATGTATTGATAGACCCACCCTCTACTTACGCTTCTCCTTTTGAACTAACTAAACCTTTTTACGAGACCTCCTCCCACTTAGACCCTGTTAAACAAATGCAAACTATAGATATAAACTTTTGGCTACCTGGTAACATCCTTACTAAGGCGGATAAAATGTCGATGGCTAATTCAATTGAGTTAAGAGTGCCATTTTTAGATATAGAAGTTTTTAAAGTTGCAAGTCAAATTCCCACTTCGCACTCTATAAACCCCAACACAACTAAAGCTATTTTAAGGGACGCATTAAAAAATGTAGTTCCAGAACATATAATTAACAGGCCCAAACTAGGATTCCCCGTCCCCCTCGCCCATTGGCTTAGAGGAAAAAGAGGTGAACATTGCATTAGCGTCATAAAGTCTAGCGGTTTAGAAAAGGTCATCAACTTAAACTATGTCCAAAAATTATATAACGACCACCTAAGTGGCAAAGCTAATAACGCTAGAAAAATTTGGACCTTGTACATTTTAGCTATGTGGCATAAAAAGTTTCTCTTATAA
- a CDS encoding TM2 domain-containing protein translates to MSANLKSERDFLVTLLLAIFVGGLGIHRFYAGKIGTGFLMLITAGGCGIWWLIDIILIATGGFTDNIGRPISNKP, encoded by the coding sequence ATGTCAGCAAATCTAAAGTCTGAGAGAGACTTTTTGGTTACCTTACTATTAGCTATTTTTGTTGGCGGACTAGGAATTCATAGATTTTATGCTGGGAAAATAGGCACTGGATTTCTTATGCTTATTACTGCAGGTGGTTGTGGTATATGGTGGCTTATAGACATTATTCTTATTGCAACAGGTGGGTTTACAGATAATATAGGAAGACCGATTTCTAACAAGCCATAA